Proteins encoded together in one Solanum lycopersicum chromosome 7, SLM_r2.1 window:
- the LOC101246262 gene encoding CASP-like protein 2C1, producing the protein MDIVRVEFLLRLLAILLLVLTACLVGFDSQTKVVFLTVQIKANFKYLGALSVLVWIDAAAAIYNVLQLLRCFLIATSKVDIKQISHKNYWFFFLLDQVVVYIVFAANSAAIEASAIALIGIKSLQWMKICNRFTRFCIQIGAALILGYIAVLILFLVSSISAFQLFRLYSPKHFLKLKTKLIDDSYVVHQNVLQNDLQNN; encoded by the exons ATGGATATTGTGAGAGTAGAGTTTTTGTTGAGGCTTTTGGCAATTTTGTTGTTGGTTTTGACTGCTTGTCTTGTTGGATTTGATTCTCAAACTAAAGTTGTTTTTTTAACTGTTCAAATAAAAGCAAACTTCAAATATTTGGGTGCATTGAG TGTTTTGGTATGGATTGATGCTGCTGCTGCCATTTATAATGTACTTCAACTGCTGAGATGTTTTTTAATTGCTACTTCAAAGGTGGATATTAAACAAATTTCTCACAAGAATTATTGGTTCTTTTTCTTATTAGACcag GTAGTTGTGTACATTGTATTTGCAGCAAATTCAGCAGCAATTGAAGCATCAGCAATTGCATTAATTGGAATTAAAAGCTTACAATGGATGAAAATATGCAATAGATTTACTAGATTTTGTATCCAAATTGGAGCTGCTTTAATATTGGGCTATATTGCTGTTCTTATATTATTTCTAGTTTCATCAATTTCTGCTTTTCAATTATTTAGGTTATATTCACCTAAACATTTTCTtaaacttaaaacaaaattaattgatgatTCTTATGTTGTTCATCAAAACGTGTTGCAGAACGATCTACAAAATAATTGA